From the genome of Etheostoma cragini isolate CJK2018 chromosome 23, CSU_Ecrag_1.0, whole genome shotgun sequence:
AGCACCTCACAGTTTTCACCACCCTCTGCAGTGATTTCCGGTCTCGTTGCCATGTCTTACTGTGctgcaaaatatcacaaaaaaatgcaatataatgccccaaaaaaagTTTAAGTCATAGCATGGTACATTGAATATAGTTGCAGAATGCCATcgtataaaatgtcaaagcaagaagaaaaaaaaaataataatacaaaaaagtcagtgtagtatgttgaaaaaagtaataaaaaagccatagtatagcatgtgaggggaaaaaaagtggtAAAGCCATAGGATAGTAGgccaaaaaacatcacagtatagtatgttgaaaaaattataatatagtatgttgaaacaaaaaaagttattaaagtcATAACAAAGACAGTTTagtatgtaaacatgtaaatgttttagCACACAACCTGTTCGGACTAATGTGCATAATTGAAAATGGTGTTTAAGACTTACTCTTTAAGTGATGTAGTTGTTTGAGTTTAATACTTTAAGATCCTGTGTTTTAGAAAGGCACAAATTTTACATTCTTAAATGTAAACTGATCTGAACCAACCCACCTTGAGCAAAAGTTATGTCAACATGTTAAAGCCGAAAGCCAGACAGCTGTTTTAAGTCAGCTGGTTGAAGTTCACACTCTGCTTTTCAAATCAAGTATCTGGTAATTTAACTAAGTTATCAGATGTTATGGGcgaaggtaaaaaaataaaggtaatAAAAGGGAAGACTGCTGCTTAAGACACAATCTGCCTGCTGTGTAAAATTGTTTTGCTTTGCCCTTTTCTAATAGCATGATGCATTGGTGTTTGTCTTCTCCGTTTCAGTTTCTTAATAAATATCACTTTGACTATTTTATACAGTAGACTTTTAGGATCTGGGCAAAGAAAAACTGTTGATTTGAGATGTATGTATGCAGAAATTAAGTAATTAACAAAGATTACTGTCTCATTCCACAGCGCCAAAGGAAGAGGCAAGGCCAAAGGCAGGGTGAGATAAATGTAAAGATCAGCAAGAGTTCTCCAAGGAAGCATCTGAAAATGAGGAGCAGTATTTACTTCCATGACATTCTGCgcttaaacaataaaaaaatacaaatcttgCTTTGAAGCTCAGTAAtgcctgtttttttatgtttaatactAGTGGACATGTTCCTCTTAATTTCTACCAATCCCCTCagtttaaaagcaaataaatccAGGTCATTTAACTGGCAATAAAATACCTCTATTTATTCTTCTGGGAACCATACACAAAAAACCACAGTGCACCATAAATTTCACATGTAGGcattaatatgtatataatagtACAACTTACCGCAGCAATCTGAAACATTATCcacacaattacacaaataTTCTGATGGCAATGCAGTGTCAGGATGATGGACTTTCTATACAGTACAATGTGTTGACATCagtgcaaaaaaataaagttgatgagtatgtactgtacataggcAAGAGGACTAGCATTTGCTGCAACTAGTGTATTTGAATTCTAATCCCTGCTGTGTTACACTATAACTTATATGGTTCCAGACACTGTTACTCCTAACCAGAGTCCAAACATATATGTAATGACTGATGgaacttttttcattttcatactgGTTAACCACAGTTAAAAAGGAAACGTAAAAGTTTCCTTTGGCTGcacaaaatcttatttttaacattagcAAAATAAGTAATGCATTTTCATGTATTCCAGacaacacatattttaaataaacaattacgTACATTTCTTTCAGGTAGAGTGCGAGCCAATATACCTACTTTGAGCAGGGATCAAGACAGTGCATTTTCATAGTTACAAATCTAAACTTGTTCAGACATGAGTGCATAAAGCGTCAGTCCCTAGCATGACGTGGAGACGGCAGATCAGCTCAGCAGATTCAACTCCCTTTGTTGACGTTTCACCACATATGTGTTTCCCTGATCTCAGCGATCACCTGGCTAGCTTTTTGCAACGCctgtggaaaaaataaagaaacaatgaaaTGGCTTATAAAGGAACCTCATTTCATCGTGGAGAGCTAGACACCACAAGGTGGGAGTGTGTTACCTGTAGCATGTCTGCGGCCTCCTTGCGCCGCTGGGCCATGTCCTCTGATTCAGTCAGCAGGTCGTTGAGGAGGCCAGATTTATACAGCTGGCCAACAAGCTCGCTCTGGAGGCTGTCCTTCACATGGTTGACCAGGAAGTGCATCACTGCCTTCGGCACACTGcgagggagagaggaaacagagcAAACAGATGGTTGAGAACAAGAAGGCAAGACGGCCTGGTGATGTCCTCCAGATGGAGGGGGTCGAGTTTGACCCACCAGGTGGTCATGCCCGTTTAAGTATTGAGCTGTCGAAGTACAAGCTATTAGTTAAATACCATACATCTATCCATAGTGGGCTCTAGAGGGCCCTACATTGCAACAATGtggcaaaaaaatcaaatgtggtattttatatttcttattgtaaataaatccattaaaatatcaacaacaaTGTGGTTATTTGTCTATTaatactttctgacttcccTATCCTGTCTATGGCTCAAAGCCCCAAGCATCTTGGTTCCTACAGATAAATcatcttttcattcattcatcaaaacagtttttaaatagagtttattctttttattctaAAAAGGCTGAGTAATTTCCCATATCAACTGGACCCTGCACTTTATGGCAActgttactcaaacaggagtaaatacTGAATTTTTGGGGGGACTATTTACATTTGATGCAGATGTGAATATTGACGGCAGCAGGACTTATGTGgtattgactcaaaataaactacagtgcacATTCAAATGTAGGCCATGTTTGATGATGTCATAACTAGACATCGTGCTCCAACCAAGTTTGGCTGTTTTATAATTATGGCGAAAATAGCCATGTATATTTCAACACTAGCGTTCTCTGGTGCACCTTTTTTTTTGATAGCCAAGCCTACCAAACAAACTTAATGATAATTATCACACAACACACGAAGAGAAAGGATCTAGCTGAAATCTACCAGCCGACATTGACCCATCTACTTCTGGCCAGAAATGACAACACTGTGTCTGCGTCATACAGCGTGCAAAACGCAAACACAACAGCCTACTAATACATCACAAGGAGGTTTTTAAAGAAGTTGCTAACTGTAATTTTGCCTAAATGAAAGTTAACTAACTTAAAAACTCAGTGGAAACATGTCacagatgtttttcttcttcttttacaagTAATTCAAGACAATCTATTTCTGTAGCTAGACCACATGCATAACTGTCACCTGGTGGTCGGAAGTGGTATTATGAACGCTAGTGGATTATTCGCCagatttttgtgatttttccctCTTTGAATCttgcatcagaaaaaaaaattggtgtgttaattttatttagttCTTGGAAAATAATGGAGTTCTATGGTACAGAGGAATAAACTACATCAGCCTTGGCTACACATTTAGTAAATTAATTGTTGGTCTTAGTCTTTTCATGCGatttgttgacaaaatacaaaatagagaaaatcaaagaatTTAAAGAAGCGCTGGTTGGCTTACCTGTCCTGGATATTCTTGCGAACGATTAGGAAGTAAGACTTGATGAGGCGCTCGATGACCTCACAGTCCCGCTGCTCACGTGACGACAGTTTCCTAGACACCGGCACAGGCTTAAGgggaaaacagaaatgttttttcactGAAAAGTGCTGTTATCTATATATTGTGGCACGCTGATAGGCTTATGTTTAGTTACCACATCAAGCAGATTGACAACTCCTTTAAGGGGGCTTCCAGGTCCAGAGCCGGGGgcttcctctcctttcttcaGCATCCCCCTCCAGTTCCCTGTGCCGTCCTGATCACCCTGGGGTCCTGTTGCTGAAGCCTGAGGAGCCAGGAACACGAAAACTGAAGATCAACAGTAATCACACCTCACAGGCCACCAAATGATTAGAACAGCGCCCTTCTGTTGTCATTACAATTCACAGGGAGAGGATGGTTAAGGAATGGAGCATAATAATCTTGACTGGTTCAAATGATACACGGGCATGTAAACAGTAATGAATTATACGAAATTGAAAGTAAGTAAATATTCAAAATTAAGCATAACGCAGCCACTGACAGaattaaatgtctttgttttggagtGGAAATTGGAAATGTCCCTCCAATGCTGAGAGAAAGTAAGTTACCTTAATAGTGTGAGAGCAACAGTTAAAGACAATACATGATAGGCaatgcagtaaaacaaaagtcagtctacagccatgctacgGCTTTGAAACATCCTATTTCACaatggtgctttgagctaaatgctaacatcagcatgcttacattctcacaatgacaatgctaacatgctagtgTAAAGCAGGTACAATAAGCCAACATTTGCCAATTAGCAttgaacacaaagtacagcagaGGCTGGCGGGACTGtcagttttacagatatttggtcataaactaaAGAATTGGAAAAATTAAGGTATTACAATTCATCTTGAGGGGATCATGCATGGCTGTACCAAttgttgttgagacatttcacaataaacacaaatgttaaCTTCATGGTGGCACGAGAGGAAAATTCAAGGATCACCAAAGCAGCTTTGGTGGTCCTTGAATTTTCCTCTTGGACCATGACTAGAATTCCTTGGCAATCCATTCAAtatttgttgaaatattaaacaaatattatGCACTTAGGGTATgttagtttgtttatttaaggGGCTACCGGAGGAGTTTTGGGGTCTTTAATCAAAAAAGACTTAACGCTCCCTTtgccaataatacatttttccacgaccctccaaaatgattgggaaaaaaaaggcaTGACCCTCCCAAACAATTTATTGATGTCTTCTGTTCAATGAGTCAGGTTGAGTCCACATTTGGAGGGCATGAGACCACCTGCCACATGCCCTCCAAGCTGCGTGCTGTCCGCgagctttgacttttcaaaataaaaattggcGTCTGGTCCTCTGTGTTTTCGTACGTTgatgtttttctatgtttttgaactaaacagtaAGGCAATCacgctaatgaataaaatatttttttcagcagatgtcttagttACAACATGATGGaactagcaaagcagttttgtgtttatctgTGCGGGTgagatttattcagtttgggaaatcccACAGTCTACAAAGCTACAGCTCAAATTGTTTGGCTGACTAAACAGGGAAGGGCCCATCTGCtagcaaggggggggggggggggggggggggggggggggcgagacTAAGAGGGCTACATGGAGCTACATAGAAAAGTCTacaccaaacaagccactttgaaatttagctgttttcataaataaaaaaacatgtgacctcccctattttcctccagtggtccattccataaataccgACCGGTCCCTTACAGGCTTGGGTAGATGATGCACAGTGGTACAACTTCCGCTAACACATAACTACTATAAActcagtacaaaaaaacaaagggcaACCAAAGTGTTAAGAGGTTGGAAAAGGAGACAGATGAAGAGGAAGGCATTTTCTGGGGACTGAGAATCTGCAGTTAATGGTTGTTAGTGCACACAGGCTGAGGGAGAGCAAAACAAGAGCATGGCATCAGCAGACAAAGACCAGAGAGCATGCCAGCAGCCTAtgctcatccatccatccatccatcaatcaatcactccatcaatccatcaatccatccgaGCCCCGTTCAGAGCCAGCGAGCTGCGCAAGGGCCCACCTTGGCACCATCCATGTCTGCTCCAGACGCAGAAGGCTCGCCAGAAACCACAGTTGGACCAGCCGGGCCTTTGCCAACAGACTAGCAGAAATATGAGAGCaggaatggagagagagagagagagaggaaaaaaaacactgagaagaaatgtggagagacagagaaaaggagtTTGGCAAACACCAGTCATTTGAGGGGAGGAGAGTAGACTTTCTAAGGAGATGAGGGATAAAATTCCTCGATGGAAACTATCCGAGGCATTCGGTTCACAGATCTTCATCCTGTAGTGCCATGAGTGATTAACACAGCGCGAGCCCAATTTATGCTTGGGATGCCGCAGACTTGCCACCAAATATTAGAACACAtgatttactgtttttaaattgtaaaataaagttgtttCTGTTACCTTATCCCTGGGCACGGCAGAGGGCAGCTCCCTCATCCTGTTTCTTCTCTGCTCCTACAAATACACAACATGTGTTAGTACAAATGATTTttataaacaattaaattattaaacgTTTAATATATAACAAAGTTAACCTCCTTCTTCAAAAAGACTGACAGACTAATGGCATAACGTTTCTTGACATTCTATGGAAGCAAATAAGTGGCGTAATAATTTAAATCCTATAAGAAGCTGAATACCTACTTGTGAACTTTACTTTGTGAACTTAAGTGGTTTTGATTCCCCTTTTAAAAGAATTCCAGAAGGCAAATTCAAGAGTCAAATATTATTGATCAAAAAATTCAACTtgaatacagtttttatttaaatatatatttaacacTTGTTCTATTTAAATTTGTGAACCACAAAAACTCAAATACAGGGttttaaaaattgtataaattgaaattattactttaaattggttaaattaaacaattaggTAGTTAAATATTTCAGCTTCTCTTTGTTTCTAAAAATTCAGATTCAATGAaacctgttgtgtgtgtgtgtgtgtgtgtgtgtagattctagatatataatatatatatatatttatatatatatatatatatatatatatatacataaatattatatatctaGAATCTTAAACCTACAAATAATCAATATCAGGTTCATGCCCATTCTTTCTTTATTCTGCcagaaaaatgtgtgtatgtgagagtattttgacacaaatacaaaccTCTATATTATTATTCATGACCCCACAGGCATCTGCAAAGTCGGGATGTTTGGTGTTGATGTAGGCCAACTCTATTGCAACCAAGTTATGTACCTATGACAACAAGAGACAACAACGTGAGTTATGCAAATGCTCTGATTCAGCTTCTTATTAAACACTGCAACCGCAAAGATAATGTCTGCAGGCGGTGAAAGCACAAAGGCAAAACGAGATGAATGTGATGGTACCATCTCATTGGTGATAGGCAGTCTCTTCCTCAGGAGGCAAGTGACTACTTCCACAATGGCCTCATGCAGCTTGGGAAATCTCTGCAGCTCCTGCAGAGGACAAAACATTATCAatatgagtgtgagtgtgtgtgtgtgtgtgtgtgtgtttgtgtgtgtgaagaaaagATCAATACCCTCAAAGAAGTAAGCAAAGCTCATTACCTGTGtgctgtagttgctgcagtGCTGGATGATCCTCTGCATCTCCTCGTGGACCAGCTCCACGCAGCGCAAACTGGGCTCCTCCAGGCGTTTCACCTGTTTTTTCACCAACAGCTCGAAGGAAATCTCAGGTACAAACAGGGACGGACGTGGGCCCTGGCgaaaggggaggagggagcTGCAGGTTAGCAATTATTACCCAGAACAACAGAATAGACCgcataacacaaataaaacgtgtttcagttgttttgcGATAACTCACTGAACTAACGATTACATGATAAACTTCAGTGCCCCTAATGTAATGTCACATTCACGGGATAATGCAGGAACACTCACTGTTGCGTTCCTTATGGCTGTTAGGATGTCTATGGTGCTGAGTCCTCCCAAAGGATCCACAGACTCCAATGTTCTGCCAAAAGTCTCATGGAATATGTAACAAATTCGGGCCCCTCCGCACCTGAAAAAAAGCAGCGGGGGTATATTAGCTGTGATGTGAACCCCGAGGCCTACTCTCCTGTCAGCTCTGCGTTCAAAGACACTGTGCGTGCCTCAACTCATAAGTTGTATCATTGAAAATGATGAAACCAATGCAGttgttttgctcattttcacTGCGCTGGATCAACAGCATCCCCCTGTGGCTGAGCGGAGGATCGGCGCCGGTACTCACAGCTCTGCTGTCTCTATGTATTTGGCTGTGCCCTCTATGGTGTTGCAGTATTCTGTGGCAAACTTGGTGATGAGCTGGAGCAAGGTAGCACTTTGGTCTTCCACAGGTTCGCCATAGCTGCTGAGCAGGGACTGATACTGAGCTGCCAGGACGTTGATCCGTGTCTTCAGCTCAGGGAGGCAGTCTCGGATGTGATGCATCAGTAACCTGCCATTATGGAAGTAAAGGGCAGAGGGTTCAGCTTTCATGCACATATGTCAAATTTTATTCTGAGCTGGGATTTGCCAAGCTAAACAAAGCTATTGTCTGCATGAAAGACTGTCTCTGATGGCTGTTATTAATAACTGTTTCGGGCTGTTGCTGACATAACCTAAATGTTTCCTGGTAAAATGTTACGTCCATATCTATgctatatgtgtgttttgcatctCATTCTCAGTTTTTAAGGTAGAATTTATAATCATGTTTACCGGTTAAGGGTTCTGGCCAGGTATTTGGTTCCGTTTCTGTTGGCGAGAGAAGGATACTTCTTCTGCAGGAAAGCATGTTCATCACGAATGGCATCGGCCACagattttttattgttgatgtCCAGCTGGCTCCTAAACATTTAAATCCAATACACCAAAAATGAGTCCTGGGCAATAAAGggtaattaaaattaatttgagaACACAAggatttatacatttcattatATCATATCTTTTGCTGCCTAATGAACATCATGATTGTAGGACATATGTATGTAATATGAATTGAGTGTATCGGTTTTTGTACATAAAATAGTTCattaaactgaactgaatgATAATGGATTTCGAGCAGGCAGTAATTTTTTATAAACCCACAATGTATTCCTTTTACAAATTAATCACTAACAATTGATAATTTGAAACGGATATGCCAGCcttaatatatattaaagtgcACTCATCTTTGTTGAGCCTCTCATCTCTATCATTACGCACTCATCTCTATTATGAATGATGGATAATTTAGTATATTCAGTAAGGTAAATATAGCTTTCCAGACCTGTTGACTACTCCGATGAGGCCCAGTTTGACAGGAATGACTCGGCCCATCAGTACGTCCATAGCGTCAGTACCGGCGTCCATCAGGTCCAGCTTGGTTACCACAGCCAGTGTCCTCCTGCCTGTCCAGTCACATTCAGTCACAAAGATCATTATCacaaatatagtttttattaagaTTAGTCAtcattttacctttttctgtttttgtcacaaTTAATGGTGAAAGGTCAGCCAATAAATGTTTGATTCACACTAAAAGCAGTTAGATTACGATTACGGTTTTTAGgtaatgtgttgcttttttagttgtttttttttaccatcgGGGTCGACCTCCCGGGCCACCTTGAGGGCCTCTGAGGTGGCCATGTCTGTGTTAGCCGCAGTGACAGCCAGGATGATGCAGTTGGGGTTGGAGATATGCTTCAGGATTAGATCCTTTATCTGAACCTCGATGTCATTAGGCTGATCCCCCACGGGCACCTGGAGGGGACAATaccaattaaaagaaaatctcaatTTGATTCATTAGACACTACTTTCACACATGTTCAACTagaggggagtgggggggggaacTAATGAGGGCAGAATCAAAGCCTGCATTACTTTGGCTTTGATAGCACTTGGTTTAGAATAGTCAAGAAAGAGTTACAAATTCCCTATTGAATACACAAAAGCATCGACCAGACGATGGAATTAACACAGTGACCAGGTCTATCTGgtatattgtgttttagtgtgtgtgtggggggcggCTGATAGGTGTTATATAGCAAATGTCCCCAGGGGTACGAGATGATCAAAGTCTTGTCTTAGGGAGTAGGAAGTACAGCATGTGTCACCTTAGTAATTCCCGGCAGATCCACCAGCGTCAGGTTGACAACGTGAGGAGAAAATATCTTCAGATGAATGGGATCATCGCTGATCCCCTGCAGagggacaagaaaaaaaagacgtaGCACCGTTTCacagaaaatatatatgtagaaatattaaatatgtttctaaaaaaaaagccatttggCAGACTAAAATCTGAAGatattatcattgttattattattgttattattttttggacaCTGCTATAGCCCTGTTTATGCTGTTTATTAGCATTACATACCACAGAGCTGAGCATCCAGTTCTCTATCAGGTTGTTTTTTCTGGCTATGTATTTGCAGATGGACATGTAAATTACATAAAGTTTGCCCTCCTTTCAGCTTTCTCGAAGCATCTCCAAACACTTCCAGCCCCAGTAACCCAGCTAAGCTACATGCCAAACATGTTGCAATAAAGTTAGTAATTAAAATCTTCCACTGTGGGCTCAAATTTGATAAACATAGTGTATAAGCTCTACTGTGAAACACAGTTTTCTTAGCTCATGGCTGTATCCCTATATATAAATCAAGTGTATGCTTTAGTTTGTATctacgacgttccacttcagggattATTTAGATGATGATATCTTTCATTTCGTACAATGTAAAGtacgttaccttccgctttctttgtgttggaattttaaactccggtggattcatgaggactatggttaactgctccttagatctccgcagggtaagtccagacagctagactatctgagttttctgttgcacgactacaacaacctttgaacgtacacgttccaccaaaacaagttccttcccgaagctattttgcagagggGCCGTTTTCCGTGAGGctcttagcgccgcccaagacgattgtgtttggtttaaagaaatgccaattaaccacagcatgtttttctcccatcccggaatgctatgTGCTCTTGCCAGACCCTTTTACGCAGCACTGTGGAgcagggtctggcaatgcgagactaagtATGCTTTCATCTCATTGCGtctaaatcattttaattttctacACATATTATGTGTTAGTCACAAGACTTCACTTAACATATCTTAATGAGATTATAAGCAAACTGAATTTACTGCTAGACAGGTTTTAGGAGGATAATATGCATTATAGATTTGGTtctgttggaatttaaaatgttatatgtgctttaacattgtgtgtgatttgcattatacatttaagctaaaagataaaagcattatttccacataaatgaagacatgttggtcatgcattacgttttttgttataagtatatagtttgttgtttgttgcattaagttgttttgcaatacttcggttttataatataatatgttataatccagctctcctaaatgtgtctgAAGCAAATTGATTGTTAGGAACGCTTCCTGAGTCCCTCTCTTACAGCCCACTAATCTTTTGCTTTTCAAGTCCTGAACTGAGGGTCCTAAACtctcagtcacattccaacggaaagataacgaataagcacacaaacaggtgtgtgtcctggagaccccaccctttgtggATAAGACCAGGGGTCTAAAAGCCAAAGAGCCAGACAAATTTGGGGGAGAGCTGTTAGCttgactctgtatttgtctcatATCCtaagtaataaaaaggattcacacatcaacatctgagattttgactactaattgactgAACCCAGGATTTAGCTCCGACAGAACAGCAGTGCCTGTGGCCAAACATTTTGAGTTCCAGATTTAACAGTATAAATGTAAACCCCTCCATCTTCCATTCCTGACTCACCTTATTATTGCCTG
Proteins encoded in this window:
- the LOC117938775 gene encoding dynamin-1-like protein isoform X2; this encodes MEALIPVINKLQDVFNTVGADIIHLPQIAVVGTQSSGKSSVLESLVGRDLLPRGTGIVTRRPLILQLVNVDPGDARKNDDSGREGDEWGKFLHTKNQIFTDFEEIRQEIENETARISGNNKGISDDPIHLKIFSPHVVNLTLVDLPGITKVPVGDQPNDIEVQIKDLILKHISNPNCIILAVTAANTDMATSEALKVAREVDPDGRRTLAVVTKLDLMDAGTDAMDVLMGRVIPVKLGLIGVVNRSQLDINNKKSVADAIRDEHAFLQKKYPSLANRNGTKYLARTLNRLLMHHIRDCLPELKTRINVLAAQYQSLLSSYGEPVEDQSATLLQLITKFATEYCNTIEGTAKYIETAELCGGARICYIFHETFGRTLESVDPLGGLSTIDILTAIRNATGPRPSLFVPEISFELLVKKQVKRLEEPSLRCVELVHEEMQRIIQHCSNYSTQELQRFPKLHEAIVEVVTCLLRKRLPITNEMVHNLVAIELAYINTKHPDFADACGVMNNNIEEQRRNRMRELPSAVPRDKASATGPQGDQDGTGNWRGMLKKGEEAPGSGPGSPLKGVVNLLDVPVPVSRKLSSREQRDCEVIERLIKSYFLIVRKNIQDSVPKAVMHFLVNHVKDSLQSELVGQLYKSGLLNDLLTESEDMAQRRKEAADMLQALQKASQVIAEIRETHMW
- the LOC117938775 gene encoding dynamin-1-like protein isoform X1, whose product is MEALIPVINKLQDVFNTVGADIIHLPQIAVVGTQSSGKSSVLESLVGRDLLPRGTGIVTRRPLILQLVNVDPGDARKNDDSGREGDEWGKFLHTKNQIFTDFEEIRQEIENETARISGNNKGISDDPIHLKIFSPHVVNLTLVDLPGITKVPVGDQPNDIEVQIKDLILKHISNPNCIILAVTAANTDMATSEALKVAREVDPDGRRTLAVVTKLDLMDAGTDAMDVLMGRVIPVKLGLIGVVNRSQLDINNKKSVADAIRDEHAFLQKKYPSLANRNGTKYLARTLNRLLMHHIRDCLPELKTRINVLAAQYQSLLSSYGEPVEDQSATLLQLITKFATEYCNTIEGTAKYIETAELCGGARICYIFHETFGRTLESVDPLGGLSTIDILTAIRNATGPRPSLFVPEISFELLVKKQVKRLEEPSLRCVELVHEEMQRIIQHCSNYSTQELQRFPKLHEAIVEVVTCLLRKRLPITNEMVHNLVAIELAYINTKHPDFADACGVMNNNIEEQRRNRMRELPSAVPRDKSVGKGPAGPTVVSGEPSASGADMDGAKASATGPQGDQDGTGNWRGMLKKGEEAPGSGPGSPLKGVVNLLDVPVPVSRKLSSREQRDCEVIERLIKSYFLIVRKNIQDSVPKAVMHFLVNHVKDSLQSELVGQLYKSGLLNDLLTESEDMAQRRKEAADMLQALQKASQVIAEIRETHMW
- the LOC117938775 gene encoding dynamin-1-like protein isoform X3, producing MQEKMMTVMLRSEKAMCLHKGREGDEWGKFLHTKNQIFTDFEEIRQEIENETARISGNNKGISDDPIHLKIFSPHVVNLTLVDLPGITKVPVGDQPNDIEVQIKDLILKHISNPNCIILAVTAANTDMATSEALKVAREVDPDGRRTLAVVTKLDLMDAGTDAMDVLMGRVIPVKLGLIGVVNRSQLDINNKKSVADAIRDEHAFLQKKYPSLANRNGTKYLARTLNRLLMHHIRDCLPELKTRINVLAAQYQSLLSSYGEPVEDQSATLLQLITKFATEYCNTIEGTAKYIETAELCGGARICYIFHETFGRTLESVDPLGGLSTIDILTAIRNATGPRPSLFVPEISFELLVKKQVKRLEEPSLRCVELVHEEMQRIIQHCSNYSTQELQRFPKLHEAIVEVVTCLLRKRLPITNEMVHNLVAIELAYINTKHPDFADACGVMNNNIEEQRRNRMRELPSAVPRDKSVGKGPAGPTVVSGEPSASGADMDGAKASATGPQGDQDGTGNWRGMLKKGEEAPGSGPGSPLKGVVNLLDVPVPVSRKLSSREQRDCEVIERLIKSYFLIVRKNIQDSVPKAVMHFLVNHVKDSLQSELVGQLYKSGLLNDLLTESEDMAQRRKEAADMLQALQKASQVIAEIRETHMW